One window of the Natronomonas marina genome contains the following:
- a CDS encoding class I SAM-dependent methyltransferase codes for MADDRRTVRETYDAIAEHFARTRAYPWPETETFCADRQVGTALDVGCGNGRNAEVLVEHAERVVGVDASRNLLALARERVPEGSFLQGDASRLPLVDDAVDLAVYVATLHHLPERGLRRRSLDELARVLSPGGEALVSAWSTTHDRFDAPADAEVGFDTHVDWTLPDGETVPRFYHIYAPPEFDADLAASDLTVVRSWRSSGNCYAVVTPSDGERKGP; via the coding sequence ATGGCCGACGACCGCCGGACGGTCCGGGAGACCTACGACGCCATCGCCGAGCACTTCGCACGGACTCGGGCGTACCCGTGGCCGGAGACCGAGACGTTCTGTGCGGACCGGCAGGTCGGCACCGCCCTCGACGTCGGCTGTGGCAACGGCCGGAACGCGGAGGTGCTCGTCGAGCACGCCGAACGCGTCGTCGGGGTGGACGCGAGCCGGAACCTCCTGGCGCTGGCCCGCGAGCGGGTTCCCGAAGGGAGTTTCCTCCAGGGCGACGCCTCGCGGCTCCCGCTGGTTGACGACGCCGTCGACCTGGCGGTCTACGTTGCGACGCTGCATCACCTCCCCGAGCGGGGACTCCGACGGCGGAGCCTCGACGAACTGGCCCGGGTGCTTTCGCCGGGCGGCGAGGCGCTCGTCAGTGCCTGGAGCACGACCCACGACCGCTTCGACGCCCCGGCCGACGCCGAGGTCGGCTTCGACACGCACGTCGACTGGACGCTCCCGGACGGCGAGACAGTCCCCCGCTTCTATCACATCTACGCGCCCCCGGAGTTCGACGCCGACCTCGCCGCCAGCGACCTGACGGTCGTTCGGTCGTGGCGCTCCAGCGGCAACTGCTATGCGGTCGTTACCCCCAGCGACGGGGAACGGAAAGGCCCTTAG
- a CDS encoding DUF7504 family protein has protein sequence MSYRVEGFDGPVSFDPGTSLLLTGTSALTDGRLFDAIAPDDGESTILITTNTGAAQVVEELLDRGADPDQLGIIDCTSRESEVEEARVRQLSSPGDLTGISLEFAKLLDEADDPGSVRVGFASVSTALMYTEQQTLFRFLHVFTARISSGDMFGVFTMDPGMHDEKAYNTIRAVFDAEAEAADEGLTSLRGTGFTQ, from the coding sequence GTGAGCTACCGCGTCGAAGGCTTCGACGGACCCGTGTCCTTCGACCCGGGGACGAGCCTCCTCCTGACGGGGACGTCCGCGCTGACCGACGGTCGGCTCTTCGACGCGATCGCGCCCGACGACGGGGAATCGACCATCCTCATCACGACGAACACGGGCGCCGCCCAGGTGGTCGAGGAACTGCTGGACCGCGGTGCCGATCCCGACCAGCTCGGAATCATCGACTGTACGAGCCGTGAATCGGAGGTCGAGGAGGCCCGCGTTCGGCAGTTGAGCTCGCCGGGCGATCTGACCGGCATCAGCCTGGAGTTCGCAAAGCTGCTGGACGAGGCGGACGATCCCGGCTCGGTCCGGGTCGGGTTCGCCTCGGTCTCGACGGCGCTGATGTACACCGAACAGCAGACGCTGTTTCGGTTCCTGCACGTCTTCACGGCCCGGATCAGCTCGGGCGATATGTTCGGCGTGTTCACGATGGATCCCGGGATGCACGACGAGAAGGCCTACAACACCATCCGTGCGGTGTTCGACGCCGAGGCGGAGGCCGCCGACGAGGGGCTGACCTCGCTGCGCGGGACCGGGTTCACCCAGTGA
- a CDS encoding type II/IV secretion system ATPase subunit, with product MARTQGNSTLSTVRERLSRTAEILRGSSVPDEQYRPNDHGPIVEDVEFEDRVVDRYWLNPPFAYVVVTYDDRADKHLYRAIEPSLDPFETELIDALYDDVRTPLLYGEGDSHDDPEDALRRELKTRLEKYGVDTDVAGFYRLYYYLYRRFRGFGRIDPLMHDPNIEDISCDGYEVPLYAYHDDYQDIETNVSFQQEELDSYIVRMAQQAGRHISVGNPIVETTLEDGSRAELALGEEVTPHGSAFTIRKYSEEPFTPIDLLEFGTYSLEQMAYLWMAIEHNKNIIFAGGTASGKTTSMNAISMFIPPRSKLITIEDTRELALHHENWLSSVTRERLDEGSNVTMYDLLRSALRHRPEYIIVGEVRGEEAITLFQAMNTGHTTLSTMHADSVQTVINRLENEPINVPRPMVQSLDVLCVQTLARFGGERVRRADAIAEIEGIDQRTGELDYTNAYEWRSADDSFREGNKKLLDEIREERGWAQSELLREMQRRRKFLKYLWDEGIDQYQDFTAMVNRYYARPGEVMDRIGELEGNVGAMAIDAADQ from the coding sequence ATGGCACGCACTCAAGGAAACAGCACTCTGTCGACCGTTCGTGAGCGGCTGTCGCGGACCGCCGAGATACTCCGGGGGTCGAGCGTCCCGGACGAGCAGTACCGACCGAACGACCACGGGCCGATCGTCGAGGATGTCGAGTTCGAGGACCGCGTTGTCGACCGCTACTGGCTGAACCCCCCCTTCGCGTACGTGGTGGTCACGTACGACGACCGGGCGGACAAGCACCTCTACCGGGCCATCGAACCGTCGCTGGACCCCTTCGAGACCGAACTCATCGACGCGCTGTACGACGACGTCCGGACCCCGCTTCTGTACGGCGAAGGCGACTCGCACGACGACCCCGAAGACGCCCTCAGGCGGGAGCTCAAGACCCGCCTCGAGAAGTACGGCGTCGACACCGACGTCGCCGGGTTCTATCGGCTCTACTACTACCTCTACCGTCGGTTCCGTGGCTTCGGGCGCATCGACCCGCTGATGCACGACCCGAACATCGAGGACATCTCCTGTGACGGCTACGAGGTCCCGCTGTACGCCTACCACGACGACTACCAGGACATCGAGACGAACGTCTCCTTCCAGCAGGAGGAACTCGACAGCTACATCGTCCGGATGGCCCAGCAGGCGGGCCGACACATCTCCGTCGGCAACCCGATCGTCGAGACGACCCTGGAGGACGGTTCCCGAGCCGAACTGGCGCTGGGCGAGGAGGTGACCCCGCACGGCTCGGCGTTCACCATCCGGAAGTACAGCGAGGAGCCGTTCACCCCCATCGACCTCCTGGAGTTCGGCACCTACTCGCTGGAGCAGATGGCCTACCTCTGGATGGCCATCGAGCACAACAAGAACATCATCTTCGCCGGCGGGACGGCCTCCGGGAAGACCACCTCGATGAACGCCATCTCGATGTTCATCCCGCCGCGCTCGAAGCTCATCACCATCGAGGACACCCGCGAGCTGGCGCTGCACCACGAGAACTGGCTCTCCAGTGTCACCCGCGAACGGCTCGACGAGGGGTCGAACGTCACGATGTACGACCTGCTCCGGTCGGCGCTGCGGCACCGCCCCGAGTACATCATCGTCGGCGAGGTCCGCGGTGAGGAGGCCATCACGCTGTTCCAGGCGATGAACACCGGCCACACGACGCTGTCGACGATGCACGCCGACTCGGTCCAGACCGTCATCAACCGTCTGGAGAACGAGCCGATCAACGTTCCCCGGCCGATGGTCCAGTCGCTGGACGTCCTCTGCGTGCAGACGCTGGCCCGGTTCGGCGGCGAGCGGGTCCGCCGGGCCGACGCCATCGCCGAAATCGAGGGCATCGACCAGCGGACCGGCGAACTCGACTACACGAACGCCTACGAGTGGCGGTCGGCCGACGACAGCTTCCGGGAGGGCAACAAGAAGCTGCTGGACGAGATACGCGAGGAGCGCGGGTGGGCCCAGTCGGAACTGCTGCGGGAGATGCAGCGCCGCCGGAAGTTCCTCAAGTACCTCTGGGACGAAGGGATCGACCAGTATCAGGACTTCACGGCGATGGTGAACCGCTACTACGCCAGGCCGGGCGAAGTGATGGACCGGATCGGCGAACTGGAGGGCAACGTGGGGGCCATGGCCATCGACGCGGCGGACCAGTAG
- a CDS encoding type II secretion system F family protein produces the protein MSQGNIEDATPIPDYELEQRFPERHDLSEDDRERLRDEHGRIRTYFLLNPSGFKDLQRWLNQARMGYTYDIYLERIVGYTLIAAAVGLILGTALSLQLFIFGGWQSLGVSSVALQGGLTVLLILVSVGLFAGGAFVTGYYYPLMRASTRERQIDILLPHAIVYMYALSHGGMNSFEVLKELAEAEDVYGEVAQEFDVVVRDVELFGNDLFSALRDARSVTPSENLEQFIDDMISVLDSGSDFSTFLEDEAGTYMDQARDEQEGFLDTLSILSEIFIVAFVAAPLFLIVTLMVITLLGGDALLQAFFLVYVGLPLGMLGFLAAVDILAKPYAESTETLEIERSEFRTEWSNQVQADPDYEEYEDRKKRDERRAKLENPIQQIRERNPLLSLALTVPVALLCLGGLVVSGAVPTSLEGLFDAPVQGTLGLFVVPFLVVTVPLAGLYESQRRRKRSIAKRFPDTLNILSSANQMGIRLVEALNLVSRWSEGALADELRKVRNDIAWNEDVERALLEFANRLRVPQVTRTMKLIAKGNRSSSNLSQIISIAAEDTRNRYQIERKRRSEMGAYTAIVVIGFLVFLAVIVMLDTSYLTPISNLSGTTGEVGGEAAPGGVAGVASVGDVPVGVYRAVFLHSALIQGIGSGLLAGKLAENNVLAGLKYSIGLVTITAIVFLVI, from the coding sequence ATGAGCCAGGGTAACATCGAGGACGCGACCCCGATTCCGGACTACGAACTGGAACAGCGGTTCCCGGAACGGCACGACCTCTCCGAGGACGACCGCGAGCGCCTCCGGGACGAACACGGCCGGATACGGACGTACTTCCTCCTGAACCCCTCGGGGTTCAAGGACCTCCAGCGCTGGCTCAACCAGGCCCGCATGGGGTACACCTACGACATCTACCTCGAGCGGATCGTCGGCTACACTCTCATCGCGGCCGCCGTCGGCCTGATTCTCGGGACCGCGTTGAGCCTCCAGCTTTTCATCTTCGGCGGCTGGCAGAGCCTCGGCGTCTCGTCGGTGGCGCTGCAGGGCGGGCTGACCGTCCTGCTCATTCTCGTTTCCGTCGGGCTGTTCGCCGGCGGCGCCTTCGTGACCGGCTACTACTACCCGCTGATGCGTGCCAGCACCCGCGAGCGCCAGATCGATATCCTGCTTCCGCACGCCATCGTCTACATGTACGCGCTGAGCCACGGCGGGATGAACTCCTTCGAGGTGCTGAAGGAACTGGCGGAGGCCGAGGACGTCTACGGCGAGGTCGCCCAGGAGTTCGACGTGGTCGTCCGCGACGTCGAACTGTTCGGCAACGACCTCTTTTCGGCGCTGCGGGACGCCCGCTCCGTGACGCCCTCCGAGAACCTCGAACAGTTCATCGACGACATGATCTCCGTGCTCGACTCCGGCAGCGACTTCTCGACGTTCCTCGAGGACGAGGCCGGCACCTACATGGACCAGGCCCGCGACGAACAAGAGGGCTTTCTCGACACGCTGTCGATCCTCTCGGAGATATTCATCGTCGCCTTCGTCGCCGCGCCGCTGTTTCTCATCGTCACGCTGATGGTCATCACGCTGCTGGGCGGCGACGCACTGCTGCAGGCGTTCTTCCTCGTCTACGTCGGGCTCCCGCTGGGGATGCTGGGCTTCCTGGCCGCGGTCGACATTCTCGCAAAGCCGTACGCGGAGTCGACCGAGACCCTCGAGATCGAGCGCTCGGAGTTCCGGACCGAGTGGAGCAATCAGGTGCAGGCCGACCCGGACTACGAGGAGTACGAGGACAGAAAGAAGCGGGACGAGCGCCGTGCGAAACTGGAGAACCCGATCCAGCAGATCCGCGAGCGGAACCCGCTCCTCTCGCTGGCGCTGACCGTCCCGGTGGCGCTGCTGTGTCTCGGTGGGCTCGTCGTCAGCGGTGCGGTCCCGACATCGCTGGAGGGGCTGTTCGACGCGCCCGTCCAGGGAACGCTCGGCCTGTTCGTGGTTCCGTTCCTCGTCGTCACGGTCCCGCTCGCGGGGCTGTACGAGTCCCAGCGGCGGCGCAAGCGCTCCATTGCAAAGCGGTTCCCCGACACGCTGAACATCCTCTCCAGCGCCAACCAGATGGGCATCCGGCTCGTCGAGGCGCTGAACCTCGTCTCGCGGTGGTCCGAGGGCGCCCTGGCCGACGAACTCCGGAAGGTGCGCAACGACATCGCCTGGAACGAGGACGTCGAGCGAGCGCTCTTGGAGTTCGCAAACCGCCTGCGCGTCCCGCAGGTGACCCGGACGATGAAGCTCATCGCCAAGGGCAACCGCTCGTCGAGCAACCTCTCACAGATCATCTCCATCGCGGCGGAGGACACCCGCAACCGCTACCAGATAGAGCGCAAGCGCCGCAGCGAGATGGGCGCCTACACTGCCATCGTCGTCATCGGCTTCCTCGTGTTCCTGGCGGTCATCGTCATGCTCGACACGAGCTACCTGACGCCGATAAGTAACCTCTCGGGGACGACCGGCGAGGTCGGCGGTGAGGCTGCCCCCGGCGGCGTCGCCGGCGTCGCAAGCGTCGGCGACGTGCCGGTCGGCGTCTACCGGGCGGTGTTCCTCCACTCGGCGCTCATTCAGGGCATCGGTAGCGGACTGTTGGCCGGCAAACTCGCGGAGAACAACGTCCTCGCGGGGCTGAAGTACAGCATCGGCCTCGTGACGATCACGGCCATCGTCTTCCTGGTGATTTGA
- a CDS encoding HalX domain-containing protein — translation MTESDQPTVLVVEDEQALIELYVRWLDDEYDVRTAKGGEEALEQFDEAVDVVLLDRLMPGMSGDEVLEEVRSRSTDCKVAMVTAVEPDFDVITMGFDDYLTKPVEQETLLETIRRLLSRTEYADLEQELYALVSKQAVLQSSKPEEELEDSEEFAELEERIAGIRASLDEALPDMESDEFVAMVRDLEGKGGDRPDEGEEGRE, via the coding sequence ATGACGGAATCGGATCAACCGACGGTCCTCGTCGTCGAGGACGAGCAGGCTCTCATCGAGCTGTACGTCCGGTGGCTCGACGACGAGTACGACGTCCGAACGGCCAAGGGGGGTGAGGAGGCCCTCGAGCAGTTCGACGAGGCGGTCGACGTCGTGCTGCTCGACCGGCTGATGCCGGGGATGAGCGGCGACGAGGTCCTCGAGGAGGTCAGGAGTCGCTCGACGGATTGTAAGGTGGCGATGGTGACCGCGGTCGAACCCGACTTCGACGTGATCACGATGGGGTTCGACGACTACCTGACCAAGCCCGTCGAGCAGGAGACGCTCCTGGAGACCATCCGTCGGTTGCTCTCGCGGACGGAGTACGCCGACCTCGAACAGGAGCTGTACGCGCTGGTCTCGAAGCAGGCGGTGTTGCAGTCCTCCAAGCCCGAAGAGGAGCTCGAAGACAGCGAGGAGTTCGCCGAACTCGAAGAACGCATCGCCGGGATTCGGGCCAGTCTCGACGAGGCACTGCCGGACATGGAGAGCGACGAGTTCGTCGCTATGGTCCGGGACCTCGAAGGGAAGGGCGGTGACCGACCGGACGAGGGAGAGGAGGGTCGAGAGTGA
- a CDS encoding DUF5793 family protein, with protein sequence MRRDYFTLAVDGVGDEANRRPVVTIGYDGPADQLETRMTKGGSLLGESEVDVGYRLQGAEDDGAGVLAIADRVTGEYVLELNAGAEDVFALVEAAREFGQATDTEDRYRIVVESGGDHLATYDKSTLLVYDHEGELLRSRSLIPSGVEL encoded by the coding sequence ATGCGGCGTGATTACTTCACTCTGGCTGTCGACGGCGTCGGCGACGAGGCGAACCGACGGCCGGTGGTCACCATCGGCTACGATGGCCCGGCCGACCAGCTAGAAACGCGGATGACGAAAGGCGGATCGCTGCTCGGGGAGTCGGAGGTAGACGTCGGTTACCGGCTCCAGGGGGCCGAGGACGACGGCGCCGGCGTGCTCGCTATCGCCGACCGCGTCACCGGCGAGTACGTCCTCGAACTCAACGCCGGGGCCGAGGACGTCTTCGCGCTCGTCGAGGCCGCACGGGAGTTCGGCCAGGCGACCGACACCGAGGACCGCTACCGGATCGTCGTCGAGTCCGGCGGCGACCACCTGGCGACGTACGACAAGTCCACGCTTCTCGTCTACGACCACGAGGGCGAACTCCTCCGGAGTCGGAGTCTCATCCCCAGCGGCGTCGAACTGTAA
- a CDS encoding type II secretion system F family protein produces the protein MLLVYLPLLAALSVICLFVLVPYSELLDRVVARLSFALFSGIEVEPESRRERLLRTAAIGTPYREYATRTRLYILGSAIASTVVGAYLAFLVIEQAGLTESLTFRLPRLGVFSNAPRPERIEAVLNGAAAVVGVQAGVAIAVFFSAALFGAIGGAAAYLVRWNLPSVRADTRRRQIDAGMPRMVAFVYALTRGGMSFPDVMRALSRNEGVFGESATEIGVAVRSIDLFSVDLVTAIRETSRRTPSNQFEQFSENLGSVLQSGGNISEFLRNQYERYREEAEEQQREILDLLATTAEVYVTVVVAGMLFLITILFIIGVVAGNTLFSLQVITYVVLPAVNLIFVAYLADVTQPLRISRDSGRVLIGGEDGGNSLRGVRSDGGYLRPNSRVNHGRLHAHQRIRSLRDTVASPLQSMVERPILVLYVTVPIAVGVTLYRLPTALSAGGFDVRVADDLVIQAVLFLMATFTLVYEVSKRRLRRLEGSVPDLLDRLASLNEAGTAVVSSFDRVRQSDLGPLDEEVERIWRDIQWGATVEQALDRFESRVQTSSVTRVVTLITNAMRASNEIGPVLRIAAEQARADQRLRRQRRQEMLTYLVVIYISFLVFLVVIVAIDYVLIPNLPDTSGIDSDSLAQAPGVIGGIEGGDVPPFRLVFFHAALIQSLLSGLVGGMMGGGSIKDGVKHATVMLTITYVVLTLLG, from the coding sequence ATGCTGCTGGTCTATCTCCCACTGCTGGCGGCGCTTTCGGTCATCTGTCTGTTCGTGCTGGTTCCGTACAGCGAGCTGCTCGATCGGGTCGTCGCCAGGCTGTCGTTCGCGCTCTTCTCCGGCATCGAGGTCGAACCCGAGAGCCGGCGGGAGCGACTCCTCCGGACGGCGGCTATCGGGACGCCGTACCGGGAGTACGCCACACGAACCCGCCTGTACATCCTCGGGTCGGCGATCGCGAGCACGGTCGTCGGCGCCTACCTCGCGTTCCTCGTCATCGAGCAGGCGGGGCTGACCGAGAGCCTGACGTTCCGGCTCCCGCGGCTGGGGGTCTTCTCGAACGCGCCCAGGCCCGAACGCATCGAGGCCGTCCTGAACGGGGCTGCCGCCGTCGTCGGCGTGCAGGCGGGGGTCGCAATCGCGGTGTTCTTTTCGGCGGCGCTCTTCGGCGCGATCGGCGGTGCCGCCGCCTACCTCGTTCGGTGGAACCTCCCGTCGGTACGGGCCGACACCCGGCGGCGACAGATCGACGCCGGGATGCCGCGGATGGTCGCGTTCGTCTACGCGCTGACCCGGGGCGGAATGTCGTTTCCCGACGTGATGCGGGCGCTGTCGCGCAACGAGGGCGTCTTCGGCGAGAGCGCGACCGAGATCGGCGTCGCCGTCCGGAGCATCGACCTCTTCAGCGTCGACCTCGTGACCGCTATCCGGGAGACCTCCCGCCGGACACCCTCGAACCAGTTCGAACAGTTCAGCGAGAACCTCGGGAGCGTCCTCCAGAGCGGCGGGAACATCTCGGAGTTCCTCCGGAACCAGTACGAACGCTACCGCGAGGAGGCCGAGGAACAACAGCGAGAGATACTCGATTTGCTGGCGACGACGGCAGAAGTGTACGTCACCGTCGTCGTCGCCGGCATGCTCTTTCTGATAACGATACTGTTCATCATCGGCGTCGTCGCCGGCAACACGCTGTTTTCCCTCCAGGTCATCACCTACGTCGTCCTGCCGGCGGTGAACCTGATCTTCGTCGCCTACCTCGCGGACGTCACCCAGCCGCTGCGGATCTCCCGGGACAGCGGGCGAGTGCTGATCGGCGGCGAGGACGGCGGCAACTCGCTGCGCGGGGTCCGGTCGGACGGCGGCTACCTCCGGCCGAACTCCCGGGTCAACCACGGCCGCCTGCATGCCCACCAGCGAATCCGGTCGCTCCGGGATACGGTCGCGTCCCCGCTGCAGTCGATGGTAGAGCGGCCGATCCTCGTCCTCTACGTCACCGTTCCGATCGCCGTCGGCGTCACACTCTATCGACTGCCGACGGCGCTTTCGGCCGGCGGCTTCGACGTCCGCGTCGCCGACGACCTCGTCATCCAGGCCGTCCTCTTTCTGATGGCGACGTTCACGCTCGTCTACGAGGTGAGCAAGCGCCGGCTCAGGCGTCTCGAGGGGTCGGTCCCGGATCTGCTGGACCGGCTTGCGAGCCTCAACGAGGCGGGGACTGCGGTCGTCTCCTCGTTCGATCGGGTCCGGCAGAGCGACCTCGGCCCCCTCGACGAGGAGGTCGAGCGCATCTGGCGAGACATCCAGTGGGGAGCGACCGTCGAGCAGGCGCTGGACCGCTTCGAGAGCCGCGTCCAGACCTCCTCGGTCACCCGCGTCGTGACGCTCATCACCAACGCGATGCGGGCCTCCAACGAGATCGGGCCCGTGCTGCGCATCGCTGCCGAGCAGGCCCGCGCCGACCAGCGGCTCCGCCGGCAGCGTCGCCAGGAGATGCTCACGTACCTCGTCGTCATCTACATCTCCTTTCTCGTCTTCCTGGTCGTCATCGTGGCAATCGACTACGTCCTGATACCGAACCTGCCGGACACCAGCGGGATCGACAGCGACTCGCTGGCGCAGGCGCCCGGCGTCATCGGTGGCATCGAGGGCGGGGACGTCCCGCCGTTCCGGCTCGTCTTCTTCCACGCGGCGCTCATCCAGTCGCTGCTCTCCGGGCTGGTCGGCGGGATGATGGGCGGCGGCTCGATCAAGGACGGCGTCAAGCACGCGACGGTCATGCTGACGATCACGTACGTCGTCCTGACCCTTCTCGGGTGA
- a CDS encoding ATPase, T2SS/T4P/T4SS family has protein sequence MSSDSETAEGDEEFEWQDSDQEREGPDGSDREASTDAESGGSSATEAATGDQRKLVSDHPIKGEILREVHDYFRETDIDETFASRPDTEFIKGRFFDFSYLDNHEEVERLWVDKPYAYVSILRRDGEDKLRYRVHEPHLSEFEEYVREDLVKILRNSLMYQDLEEGDDREAIFEEKAKEIISDHAAATIEDGSLLKLKYYLLRDFVHLGPIEPIMRDPNIEDVSCDGVGIPVYVYHTEHRDMPTNITFEKQQLSSFALRLAQRAGEQVSVSEPLMDGTLPDGSRVQLTFGSDVATRGSNFTIRKFATIPFTPVDLIQRGTFSTEQMAYFWLAIENNRSLIFSGGTGSGKTTSMNAVSMFVPEDAKVVSIEDTREITLPHDNWIQSLTRESITSEGRGEVSMYELLQAALRQRPEYLLVGEIRTQQNVAFTFFQAIGTGHTAYTTIHAESVEGVLNRLENQPLNVPTQMVLELDIISIQKQTFMDGDRVRRNDGVTEILPGGDAEDSIRAIDIFARDADEDTIQRVNNSQVLQDIADDRGWSGRELAEELRKRREFLQYLVDNDISDYHDVTSAIHMFGNNQERLLEKVDEGTLEPGDFQEE, from the coding sequence ATGAGCAGCGACAGCGAGACCGCCGAGGGAGACGAGGAGTTCGAGTGGCAGGATTCGGACCAGGAGCGAGAGGGTCCCGACGGGTCGGACCGGGAGGCCAGTACGGACGCCGAATCGGGGGGTTCCTCGGCCACCGAGGCTGCGACGGGAGATCAACGAAAGCTCGTCTCCGACCACCCGATAAAGGGAGAGATACTCCGGGAAGTCCACGACTACTTCCGAGAGACCGACATCGACGAGACGTTTGCGAGTCGCCCCGACACCGAGTTCATCAAGGGGCGGTTCTTCGACTTCTCGTATCTCGACAACCACGAGGAGGTAGAGCGGCTCTGGGTCGACAAGCCGTACGCCTACGTCTCCATCCTCCGTCGTGACGGCGAGGACAAGCTCCGGTATCGGGTCCACGAACCACACCTCTCGGAGTTCGAGGAGTACGTCCGCGAAGACCTGGTGAAGATACTGCGCAACAGCCTCATGTACCAGGACTTAGAGGAGGGCGACGACCGCGAGGCCATCTTTGAGGAGAAGGCAAAGGAGATCATCTCCGACCACGCCGCGGCGACCATCGAAGACGGCTCGCTGCTGAAGCTGAAGTACTACCTGCTCCGTGACTTCGTCCACCTGGGTCCCATCGAGCCGATCATGCGGGACCCCAACATCGAGGACGTCTCCTGTGACGGCGTCGGCATCCCGGTCTACGTCTACCACACCGAACACCGGGACATGCCGACGAACATCACCTTCGAGAAACAGCAGTTGTCCTCCTTCGCGCTACGGTTGGCCCAGCGGGCCGGCGAGCAGGTGTCGGTTTCGGAGCCGCTGATGGACGGGACGCTCCCGGACGGCTCCCGCGTCCAGCTCACGTTCGGCTCTGACGTGGCGACCCGGGGATCGAACTTCACCATCCGGAAGTTCGCCACCATCCCCTTCACGCCGGTCGACCTCATCCAGCGCGGCACGTTCAGCACCGAGCAGATGGCGTACTTCTGGCTGGCCATCGAGAACAACCGCTCTCTCATCTTCTCGGGCGGTACCGGGTCGGGCAAGACCACCTCGATGAACGCGGTCTCGATGTTCGTGCCGGAGGACGCCAAGGTCGTCTCCATCGAGGACACCCGCGAGATCACGCTCCCGCACGACAACTGGATCCAGAGCCTCACCCGCGAGTCCATCACCTCCGAGGGCCGCGGCGAGGTCTCGATGTACGAACTCCTGCAGGCGGCGCTGCGGCAGCGCCCCGAGTACCTGCTCGTCGGGGAGATACGGACCCAGCAGAACGTCGCGTTCACCTTCTTCCAGGCCATCGGGACGGGCCACACGGCCTACACCACCATCCACGCCGAGAGCGTCGAAGGCGTCCTCAACCGCCTGGAGAACCAGCCGCTGAACGTCCCGACCCAGATGGTGCTGGAACTGGACATCATCTCCATCCAGAAGCAGACGTTCATGGACGGCGACCGGGTCCGACGGAACGACGGCGTCACGGAGATCCTGCCCGGCGGCGACGCCGAGGATTCGATCCGTGCCATCGACATCTTCGCCCGGGACGCCGACGAGGACACCATCCAGCGGGTGAACAACTCCCAGGTCCTGCAGGACATCGCCGACGACCGCGGCTGGAGCGGCCGCGAACTCGCCGAGGAACTGCGGAAGCGCCGCGAGTTCCTGCAGTACCTCGTCGACAACGACATCTCCGACTACCACGACGTCACCTCCGCCATCCACATGTTCGGTAACAACCAGGAACGGCTGCTCGAGAAGGTCGACGAGGGCACCCTCGAACCGGGGGACTTCCAAGAGGAATGA
- a CDS encoding DUF7549 family protein, translated as MWVRSEYAGELAVLSAWLCALLPWSVSYTSLGDLRLFRIHFLPAFVQFLSGIDLGEAADPFVFVHDAPGFPQGSSVAMGYRLWLAAAAVFALALAWSVLYYAFDERLAERSPLDPVRVMGGLLLATALPLTAATYYVSVGFSGVTVPVGVVFMYVFGGLLLIVDRA; from the coding sequence ATGTGGGTCCGTTCGGAGTACGCCGGCGAACTGGCCGTGCTGTCGGCGTGGCTGTGTGCGCTGCTGCCCTGGAGCGTCTCGTATACGAGCCTCGGCGATCTCCGGCTGTTCCGCATCCACTTTCTCCCCGCCTTCGTCCAGTTCCTGTCCGGCATCGACCTCGGCGAGGCGGCCGACCCGTTCGTCTTCGTCCACGACGCTCCCGGATTCCCGCAGGGGTCGAGCGTGGCGATGGGGTACCGACTGTGGCTGGCCGCGGCGGCCGTCTTCGCGCTCGCGCTGGCCTGGAGCGTCCTCTACTACGCCTTCGACGAACGGCTGGCCGAACGGTCGCCGCTGGATCCCGTCCGGGTAATGGGCGGGTTACTCCTGGCGACGGCCCTGCCGCTTACCGCCGCGACCTACTACGTCTCCGTCGGGTTCTCCGGCGTCACGGTCCCCGTCGGCGTCGTGTTCATGTACGTGTTCGGGGGGCTCCTCCTGATCGTCGACAGGGCGTGA